The sequence below is a genomic window from Candidatus Poribacteria bacterium.
TCGTCCTGACTGAACAACTGCCGAAAAGTCAGAAATCCGAAGGTTTGAAAGTGATTGATCTGTTCTTGCGTGAGCATTATGTTACGCCTCCCTATCCACATCGCCTAAACGCGCATCAGATTGATTTCGGTCTGTAGGTCGAGATTCATATCTCGACAGAATGCTTTATCTCTTGACAGAAAATTTGCTTTAGTATATCCTTTCGAGACTTACAATTCAATCGAAAAAATCCGTTGTAGATTGTGAATAAACAGAGAGCGATGTATCTGGTTTCATAGATCCATATAAACCTTAATACATGCCGCTGGAGGTCTTCGTCACTTTTCACTTATGACTTGGGAGGAAAATGATATGGCAAATGCAATCAACCCACCGCAGATTCGACACATGGCAACGCTCTGGACCTTGACAGACTATGGCGACGCGGATGAAGAATGGTCTATGGATCGGAAGCTACAGGAGATAAAAAATGCCGGATTCGACGGCTTTCTCGGTCGGGTGCCGGTCGTCACCGCCGAGCATGTCCAAGGGTACGGACTGCTGTTCGCAGCGACTGTAGATATAGGGCAAGCAGCTGAGGTTGAGCCAAAACTGCGGGAAATCAAAGAAGTGGGTGCGGTCTGTGTCAACGTGCAGATGCTCGACCACGATACTTCGACAGAGGAAGCACTAACGCGGGCACGCCAAGTCATGGAAACCGCAGGCAGGTTGGAGATGGATGTCGCCATTGAGGTCCACCGCGACACCTGTACCGAGACGCCGGAGAAGGCTTACGCCCTCGCAGAAGGCTTTGAGCAGGCGGAGGGACGCCCTCTAAAGATGACGTGGGATTTCTCACACCCCGCTATTATCAAGCACCTATCGCCGCCATACTGGGATCGATTGGCAGAACGGGTCGACCTGATCCAGCTCGCCCAGCAGTTTCACTTCCGTCCCTTTAACGGACACCACTGCCAAATTCCCGCGCTCGGTCACGATGGCGAGTTCACGCCGGAGTTCTTGGACTGGCTTGAGTTTGCGGATCGGCTCATCGAAGTCTGGCTGCAAGCGGCAACGCCGGGTCGAGAGATGTTTGTCTGTCCAGAGCAGGGAGCGATGGGCTATACACTGTCAGTATTTCCAGACCGATGGAAAGATGTGCAAGCCATTCGCGGTGAGGTAGAGCGCGTTTGGCAAAAGCACATCAGAAACTGGAGGCCACCACAATCGAATAAAACGTGATGCGTGAAACGTGAAGAGGAATACCCCGTTGACCGGCGGGTTGGGAAACCCAACCCCTACAGAAGTTGACTAAATGTAGGGGCAGGTCTTGTGCCTGCCCAAAATGATGGGCGTGGAGTAGCCCCCGTAGGTTGGGTAGAGCGTTATCGAAACCCAACATAATCAACTAAGGGAGTCAGGAAGGATAAAAAGATGCCTGTTTTAACGGCAGAAGACCAAAAATTCTGGGAGGAAAACGGTTACGTTGTCGTTCGCAGCGCCGTTCCACCCGAAAACCTCAAAGCTGCCGAGCGAGCTGTGTGGGATTTTTTGGAGATGCAGCTCGACGATCCGGACAGCTGGTATCCCGACCCGCCTCGTTCTACCATCATGACGGAGATGTATCAGCATCAGGCACTGTGGGACAACCGACAGTATCCTCGTGTTCATCAAGCGTTTGCGGAGATTTGGGATACTGAGCAGTTGTGGGTAAGCATTGATCGCGCTAGCATGAACCCGCCAGAGCTACCCGATTGGAAACACCCCGGCAAACTTCACTGGGATACTCAATTGGAACCACCAATCGAGTTCTGGGTTCAAGGTGTGTTATACCTGACAGACACCGCAGCCGATCAAGGCGCGTTCACCTGCGTGCCGGGATTCCATCGGCAGTTGGAGGCATGGTTGAAAGATCTACCGCCCGAGGCGAATCCGCGTGAACAAGATCTGGAAAGCCTCGGAGCGCGACCGATCCCTGGAAAAGCGGGTGATCTCATCATCTGGCACAGTGCCTTGCCCCACGGCAGCAGTTCCAACACAGCGCATCACCCACGCGTGGTACAGTACATCACCATGTTCCCATCGCAGGGATATGACGAGGACGCACGAAACCATCGCATTAAAGCGTGGCGGGATCGCCTAGCGGGACTGGTGATAGAGGTCACCGGTATAACGACGTGGGAACTCCGAAACGAGAAGGAGCATCAAACAGGTCAGACAGCAGAATTGTCTCCACTAGGGCGAAAATTGTTGGGCTTGGATCAATGGTAGCAGGCGCACACCGTGTGCCGTAACCTGCCCCCATTTCCGTAGGTCGGGCATCCCCGGTCACGTCCCGATTCGATCGGGATTCCCGTGAAACGGAAGGTTCCGCTCGGACTTGCCTGACTCTTCGTAGGGAACGCAGATCTGCGTTCCATTTGTTCTTACGTATTACGAATTACGTTTATCCTTCATTAGCCCCAGCGGGGCGGCATGTATATAGAATACCAGCGATCCAAATGTGCTCAAGCCCCAGCGGGGCGACATGTGTGGAAATAACCGCAATCTAAATGAGGAAACGACAAATGGAAAAACGAGTAGTCGGCAAATCCGGCATTGAAATCTCCGTGATGGGGATCGGCGGTTGGTCTTATGGCGGCGGGGACTACTGGGGTCCCCAAGCGCAAGAGGATGTGGATGCTGTGGCACACGCCGCACTCGACAACGGCATCAACTTCTTCGACACCGCCGAGGGATACAATGAAGGGCGGAGTGAAGAGGCGGTCGGTAGAGCGTTAAAGGGACGGCGAGATGAAGCGGTGATCGCCACCAAGATCAGTCCGAACAATACCGAACCCACAGTGCTGCGCGAACATTGCGAAGCCAGCCTCGATCGACTGCAAACGGATTACATCGATATCTATATCGTTCATTGGCCCATCACAGAACACTCCGTCGAGGATGCGTTCGCAACCTTGAACGCGTTGAGGGAGGAGGGCAAGATCCGCTCGATTGGTGTCAGCAACTTTGGTGTAGAGCAACTATCCGAAGCCCTCGCCACCGGCGTTCAACTCGATGTGAACCAGCTCTGCTACAATCTCCTATCACGGGCGATTGAGTTGGAGATTTTGCCGTTATGCCAGAAAAACGGGATGGGGATTCTGGGGTATATGCCGCTGCTGCAAGGACTCCTGACCGGCATGTATAAGACAGCGGAGGAACTTCCACCTGTCCATGCACGGTTTCGGCAGTTTCGTGGAGATCGGGAAAGGGCGGGTCATGGCGAGGAAGGAGCAGAGGAGGAGATGTTCGCCGCCGTTGAGGGCATCAGAAAGGTTGCCGAAGCAGAGGGGGTTCCTATGGCTCGGCTCGCAATCGCTTGGACCATCGCAAAGCCCGGCATCACTTGTGAGTTGGTCGGCACCCGCAATCTGTCGGAACTTGAGCAGAATCTGCATGTCGCATCGCTTTCCCTATCTCCGGAGACTATCGCAAAATTGGATGAGATAACAACGCCGCTGCTACAAAAGCTCGGTGCGAATGCGGATTACTTCCTAGCACGACGCACCCATTAATCCCGCTGCCCATGCCATAAATTTTACTTCAGTATCCTGTAGGTCGAGATTCACATCTTGACACCCAAATGTTGATCGGATTACCCAGAAAGAGAGCAAAAATGACACCAGACCACGATGTCATAATTATCGGCGGTGGGCATAACGGCTTAGTTGCCGCCGGGTATCTAGCGGAGGCAGGGTTAGATGTCCTGCTGCTGGAACGGCGCGACTTTCTCGGTGGGGCATGTGTGACCGAGGAACTATTTCCCGGCTACCGATTTTCCGCCTGTTCCTATATCTGCCATCTGTTACAGAACAAGGTCATCGAAGAACTGGAGCTGCGGAAGCACGGCTTTGAGGTCTATCATCTTGACCCTTCGCGCTTCCAGCCGTATCCCGATGGCTCACGCCTACTCGTTTGGGACGATGTGGAACGCACCCAAGAAGAGATTGCCCAGTTTTCCCGCCACGATGCAGAAAACTTTCCGAAATGGTTAGATTTTTGGAAGCGAGCAGCAAACATTATCTACCCATACTTTCTGACAACACCGCCCACAATCAGCGAAATCGCCGAACGGTTGCGCGGCACCGACGATGAAATGTTTTTTGACCGCCTGCTCACCGTAAGCGTGAAAGACGTGCTGACCGAGTTCTTTGAGTCAGAGACGATGCAGGGGGCGTATGCCCAAGCCCAAGACGCCGGCGACCTCAATGCACCGGGGAGCGCGTGGGCTTACACCTTCATTAAATGCGGCAACTTCACCAAACCCGAAAATAACGGTATCGTCAAAGGCGGGATGGGAGGCATCACACAGGCGTTGGCTGCGTCCGCACGCGCCCGCGGTGCAACCCTACAAACCGGTGCGACAATCGACCATATCATCGTTGAAGATGGGACAGCCTGTGGCGTCGTCCTGGCAGACGGGACGGAGATCCGCAGCCGCATCGTTGTCTCCAACGCAGATCCCAAACGCACCTTCCTCAAACTCGTTCCACGCGAACACCTCAGTCCCAACTTTGTGGAAAGCACAACGCGGTTGAAAACGAACGCCGCTTATCTCAAATTTCACGCCGCGCTCAACGACCTCCCCGACTTCTCCGCCTACTTCAACGGAGACTTCGATCCGCGCTACCTGTCGGAGATCAAGATCTGTCCGTCCATCGAATACTATGAGGGTAGTTGGGAAGATGCCAAACGTGGCGATCCATCACGGGCGCCCGTGATGGAGGTGCAGATCCCGTCCGTATACGATCCAACGATGGCACCGGCGGGACACCATGTCATGTCGATCTGGGTGCTTTACGCCCCCGTCCATCTACGGGAGGGAACGTGGGATGAACGGCGGCAGGAGGTCGGTGAAGCGTTGATCGATACGCTCTCTACCTACGCACCGAATCTGCGGGATATTATTGTGGACTGGTCACTGTTTACACCCATTGACCTTGAACGACGGGTCGGTCTCACCGACGGCAACATCCGTCACCTCGATATCGTTGCGAGCCAATTCCTCGCCCAACGTCCGCTCGGCGGTTGGGCGCATTACCGAACGCCTATCACCAATCTCTACCTCTGTGGTGCAGGCACACACCCCGGCGGTGAGGTGACCGGCGCACCGGGACATAACGCCGCCGCCGTTATCCTATCGGATTGGTCAAACGCGGGGAATTGAGCCTTTCCTTCATTCCAGCCAGAACGCATACAGCTTCGCACCCCGCAATATGAAGCGGAGGCGCACTGCTTTTTCGCTGACTAAGCGAGGCGAATCTTTCCACATCAGTTTCCCACGCAAATGATCTCCGTTGAGGGGAAGACTCTCGCCTTCAGATAGACCCGGCAGCGGTTGCATCATCTCCGCATCTAGGATTTCGGCACGAAGTTCTCCACTTGGGACATCTGCATTGACATACAGATCCCCTCCGTTTAGGGTGAATCGTTCTGTGACAACCGTGCCCTCTTCTTCCGCGTCGAGAGAAACGAACCCATCAAGCCTCAGTATTGACAAGTGCAGCGCACCCGCATCGTTAAAATATTCGGCGTAGTCTTCGCTATAGATGCTCTGGTGACCGCGAAAGCGGTGGGCATTATGATAAATCCGTATCTCGCGGTCTTCGTGCACGATGGGACGACTGCACACAGCGACCTGAGTGGTGCCGTAATTTATCCCGTCCCACGGCTCAACCCCGATAAACACTCCCCTATCTGCTACACGCTCCCAGTTATACAGATCGCGAGACACCGCCAGTTCTACCTGATTGATACCGCAATGGTTCATCTGCGGGAGGTCAGGACCAGCAGGATTAAACAGTAATGGGAAACCGATGTACACGCCCTCATAAGGCATCAGCGGCATCATGTAGAGTTGAGCGATATAATCCGTGTCTTCCAGAACAGGCGGTGTGAGATATGCAGGGTTTTCAACAACCATTCTCCCGATCAATTTCGTCGGTATGCAGAGCCAGTTTCGGTTCTGTCCAGTTCACAAAGTCCACACTAGTTGAAACCCAAAGAGACCGTCCCCAAACCGTGCGCTGTTTCACAGTGGCGACATACCGGTTACTAATTTCGTCATAGATGAGGTTTGAGGTGTCTTCGCTGGGGACGGGAGGCACATTGAGTAAGGTCCAACGGAAACCGTCCGGCGAAACGCCGGGCAATCGTCCCATGTTGCGTGTATCGCTGAACAGTCCCTTATAGCGACGCTGCGGATCATCATCGCGTTCATCACGAATGACATGATAAAGATGCTTCTCAGTAATCTCCGGCGGGTTGTAGACGCCTCGACGGGTCAGAAATTCTAGCTTGGAGTCGTAGGCGATGTTATTGTCCTTTGATCCCTGCCGTTGGTAAAGCCCCAGTGAAGGTGTTTCCCAATGAACCCCGTCCGTTGATGTTGCGTAATGCTTACGACTGCTTTCTGTGCCTGCTATCCCGCCGGGTGGAATGGCATAATGTGCATCGTACCACCATTCCCAGATCCCTTTTTCAGAATTCCATTGCGGCGCGTTTCCGCTCTGGACATACACCTGCTCACGCGAACGATCGGCTTTCAGAATAGGACCGTGTTTATCTGGCTGATGCAACGTCCGGCTCACGTTGGAGGTGCTTGCTATGGCGTGATCGTCGAGGAATAGTTGTTTGTGTTGCGCTGGATTAATGTGTGAGGGTGTCATACCACTGCTCCTTGTGCGATCTGATAACCATTCCAGTAGGGGCAACCCTTGTGGTTGCCCTATTGTGGGGCGATTTTACCAATAAGCAACAGCTTCAGCAATCTCACCGAGATGTGCCCCATTCCATGTGACATCCGCCACGATGGGAAGCGCGTGGCTGGTAAACCGCTCTGGGAAGGTTGCCTCCACCTGACAGGTGGTATTGGCCTCCCCGGCAACTTGGAGATCTATCCTCCCCGGAGAAAGCTGCACACCGTCAACCGAACGGAACCGAAGGGTGCACGTCCGCGCTTCCGCTTCGTGATTGGTGATATTGACCTTGAACGTCACCGTGTCTCCCGGCTGGATGCGAACCTTGTAGGGATAAAACTCCACCCAATGCGGGTCCATTCCCATATTGGGGTGCGGTTGATCGAGGATATGCGTGAAGAGATCCGTCCACCGGTCCATCCAACCAACCCATCGCTCCGCTTTCGCTCGATCGAATGAAATACAACCACCATGTCCGGTAAAAAGATAATCTGGATCGGCGTTGAGAATCTGTTGGGGCATATCGCGATAACTCGAAACAGGCGTCCGATTCTTGGGGATGAATGAGTGGATAAAGTCCCTGTTTTCTCGGAAGCAAAGCCCAGAGATATTGTCCCCCACGCTAAGGAATTTCTGTCCATCCACCGTGAACCAGATGAGGTGATGGTAAAAGGTTTGTCCCGGATGCTGCTCTACGAAAAAGTCAATCCCGCGCCACCGGAAAGCCTCGCCTCGTTCGACGACGTGATCGACCTTCATTCCGTGCGGCACCGCACAAGGCATATCGTAATTTTCTGGGTGTTCTAGGAGGTCCTTTAGCTCAGGAGACGACACCACCCGCGTCCCGTAACGCGCTTGCAGCATCGGGTAACCGGCGAGGTGGTCGTCGTGGTAGTGGGTCGGCAGAAACCATTCGACGGTGTGGATCCCCAACTCCGTTTCGAGATAAGGCGATAGATGGTCAATATAGCGGTGCGGATTGGCGCTGATAGGCGCGTTGGAGGTGTAGCCGCAGTCGATAAAAAGACCGTGTCCCTCATCATCCCGGACAATATAGGTGGTGGCAGTAGAGTTCGTAATTTCGTATACATGCTGTGTGATTTGACGAAATTCGGGGCGATACTGTTCATAGGGTTGGGCATGGAAGAGTTCATACAGTTCCCCCAACGCCGCTTGTAATTCGGCAAACGACTCCTCCGTTGGTTCAAACGGTTCGCCGTGCCCCGGCAGAACCAGATCCACGTTAAGTTCCGCAGCAGTCTTCAGACTCTCCAGATGATTGATATGCCCCTGGAAGTCCATATAGTTCCACTGACTCCAGAAATAGTCCCGAATTTTCCCACTGCCCGACATCAGGTCCCCGCAGGCGAGTATCCGCTTCCCGTCTAACTCGAAAAGATAACCCACCGCGCCGAAGGTGTGCCCCGGCAGCGGAATCACATCGAAACGAATCCCCTCCCATGACAGGCTCTCATAGTCGTGCGCGTACTGATCCGGCGCAATATCCTCCAAAGGACCAAAGCAGGGATAGTAGGAGGTGTAGTTGTCGTAGATATCGTAGGACGCCTTGAGGATATCGGTCTCCTCAAAGAAACGCTTCTCCGCAAATGGGAAAACAATCTGTGCACCACCCCTTTTCCAGTGGGCTGCCGCGGAACAGGTGTCCCGATGAAAATGGGTGAGTAACACCTGATCAACCTGTTGCTCAAGTTTCGTCGGAGATGTCCCACAGTCAATCAGAAGTGTCTTATCATTTATGGTAATCCCATAAACGCTGCATGTGTCTTCCACAAAAAAGATATTATCAGTCAGTTTTCTCATGCTTGGCTGCCTCATTTATGTGTGATTCTGGCTCGTGTTAAGAAACCGTGCAACAAAACCGATTCGCTCATTTGACATACTCCCCGCCCGAACATTTCAAGCTTTGGGCAGGCTGTAGGGGCAACCCTTGTGGTTGCCCGTCTTTAGTCTTTTTTAATTTGCATAGATTCGTGTTAATTCGCGGATGCTTTGCTTCTTCTTACTTCTTCTCCATAAATGACGGTACATCAATACATTCCCCATTTCGACGCGCAGACTCCCAGCCTGCGAGTACCGGGGCTAAGGAGAAAAGCCCATCGTGATAGTCGTTCAGCAAGAGACTGGGGTTGTTTGCCCGCACGGCTTCAATGAAAACGCGGTCCTGCTCAAACCATGGGTCGAACTCATCCGCTTGATACACCGTTTCGCCATCGACTTCGATCGAGTCGTAGCCGTAGACCGCCAGATGTCCGCCTTCGTAGAAGATTGTAAACCACGGTTCCGCCCGAAAACTAGGCGCGGCCGAAACGAAAGTCAACGTCATCGTCGCTCCGTTGGAGAAACAGTAGTTGAAGGACGAGGTCAGCGGGTTGTGATACGATGGTCGCTGGCAGTAGAACGCTTGCGCTCGCTCAACGTTCAACCCTGTCACGAAACGTGAGTAGTCGGTTGCGTGGACACCCCAATCCAACGCCTGCCCGCCAGATTTGTCCATATCAGACCACCAAGAATCCTTNNNNNNNNNNNNNNNNNNNNNNNNNNNNNNNNNNNNNNNNNNNNNNNNNNNNNNNNNNNNNNNNNNNNNNNNNNNNNNNNNNNNNNNNNNNNNNNNNNNNNNNNNNNNNNNNNNNNNNNNNNNNNNNNNNNNNNNNNNNNNNNNNNNNNNNNNNNNNNNNNNNNNNNNNNNNNNNNNNNNNNNNNNNNNNNNNNNNNNNNNNNNNNNNNNNNNNNNNNNNNNNNNNNNNNNNNNNNNNNNNNNNNNNNNNNNNNNNGAGTAAAGCGCGTCCATATCTTCGTTATCCACCATCTCGTGTCCGTCGGTGTAGGTTTTGGGGATATTAAACGCTTCAGCCGTTGATTTAAGCGACTCTGGATTGCTATCGCAGACAGCGACAATTTCAACGCCCTCCAGTTTCAGCAGGTTCGGGATATGAGTCCGATTCGCCCAAGACCCGCAGCCGTAGATTCCGATACGAATCTTACTATCCGTTGAAGCCATGAAAAGATTTCCTCCATCATACTAATCTGATTGTGTTGACGATCAAAATATATTTTACCTTCGTGTTATGTTCGAGAGGGATTGTGTATTAAAATCCTCTTTGTCTGTCCTTGAGAATTTCACTTGACTGCTTACCATGAATACCTTACACTTTGAACCCTTGTAGGTCGAGATTCACATCTCGACTCTTTCTCATAAATTCCTTGACCCAATGGAATCCTGTAGGTCGAGATTCACATCTCGACTCTTTTTCTTATGAATATACGTCGATATTACGTCCCCAATGCCATCTATTTTTTAACGGTTGTCACATATAAACGCAAGCCAATTTTCGGCAATGAAATGAATATGGATATTTTTGTGCGGACACTGAAGACGGTTAAAGATATTCACCCATTTTCGATGCTCGCATACGCCTTTTTGCCGGATCATTTTCATTTGCTTATAAAACCCAATATATCG
It includes:
- a CDS encoding Gfo/Idh/MocA family oxidoreductase, coding for MASTDSKIRIGIYGCGSWANRTHIPNLLKLEGVEIVAVCDSNPESLKSTAEAFNIPKTYTDGHEMVDNEDMDALYS
- a CDS encoding phytanoyl-CoA dioxygenase family protein yields the protein MPVLTAEDQKFWEENGYVVVRSAVPPENLKAAERAVWDFLEMQLDDPDSWYPDPPRSTIMTEMYQHQALWDNRQYPRVHQAFAEIWDTEQLWVSIDRASMNPPELPDWKHPGKLHWDTQLEPPIEFWVQGVLYLTDTAADQGAFTCVPGFHRQLEAWLKDLPPEANPREQDLESLGARPIPGKAGDLIIWHSALPHGSSSNTAHHPRVVQYITMFPSQGYDEDARNHRIKAWRDRLAGLVIEVTGITTWELRNEKEHQTGQTAELSPLGRKLLGLDQW
- a CDS encoding aldo/keto reductase, with product MEKRVVGKSGIEISVMGIGGWSYGGGDYWGPQAQEDVDAVAHAALDNGINFFDTAEGYNEGRSEEAVGRALKGRRDEAVIATKISPNNTEPTVLREHCEASLDRLQTDYIDIYIVHWPITEHSVEDAFATLNALREEGKIRSIGVSNFGVEQLSEALATGVQLDVNQLCYNLLSRAIELEILPLCQKNGMGILGYMPLLQGLLTGMYKTAEELPPVHARFRQFRGDRERAGHGEEGAEEEMFAAVEGIRKVAEAEGVPMARLAIAWTIAKPGITCELVGTRNLSELEQNLHVASLSLSPETIAKLDEITTPLLQKLGANADYFLARRTH
- a CDS encoding MBL fold metallo-hydrolase, encoding MRKLTDNIFFVEDTCSVYGITINDKTLLIDCGTSPTKLEQQVDQVLLTHFHRDTCSAAAHWKRGGAQIVFPFAEKRFFEETDILKASYDIYDNYTSYYPCFGPLEDIAPDQYAHDYESLSWEGIRFDVIPLPGHTFGAVGYLFELDGKRILACGDLMSGSGKIRDYFWSQWNYMDFQGHINHLESLKTAAELNVDLVLPGHGEPFEPTEESFAELQAALGELYELFHAQPYEQYRPEFRQITQHVYEITNSTATTYIVRDDEGHGLFIDCGYTSNAPISANPHRYIDHLSPYLETELGIHTVEWFLPTHYHDDHLAGYPMLQARYGTRVVSSPELKDLLEHPENYDMPCAVPHGMKVDHVVERGEAFRWRGIDFFVEQHPGQTFYHHLIWFTVDGQKFLSVGDNISGLCFRENRDFIHSFIPKNRTPVSSYRDMPQQILNADPDYLFTGHGGCISFDRAKAERWVGWMDRWTDLFTHILDQPHPNMGMDPHWVEFYPYKVRIQPGDTVTFKVNITNHEAEARTCTLRFRSVDGVQLSPGRIDLQVAGEANTTCQVEATFPERFTSHALPIVADVTWNGAHLGEIAEAVAYW
- a CDS encoding NAD(P)/FAD-dependent oxidoreductase — translated: MTPDHDVIIIGGGHNGLVAAGYLAEAGLDVLLLERRDFLGGACVTEELFPGYRFSACSYICHLLQNKVIEELELRKHGFEVYHLDPSRFQPYPDGSRLLVWDDVERTQEEIAQFSRHDAENFPKWLDFWKRAANIIYPYFLTTPPTISEIAERLRGTDDEMFFDRLLTVSVKDVLTEFFESETMQGAYAQAQDAGDLNAPGSAWAYTFIKCGNFTKPENNGIVKGGMGGITQALAASARARGATLQTGATIDHIIVEDGTACGVVLADGTEIRSRIVVSNADPKRTFLKLVPREHLSPNFVESTTRLKTNAAYLKFHAALNDLPDFSAYFNGDFDPRYLSEIKICPSIEYYEGSWEDAKRGDPSRAPVMEVQIPSVYDPTMAPAGHHVMSIWVLYAPVHLREGTWDERRQEVGEALIDTLSTYAPNLRDIIVDWSLFTPIDLERRVGLTDGNIRHLDIVASQFLAQRPLGGWAHYRTPITNLYLCGAGTHPGGEVTGAPGHNAAAVILSDWSNAGN
- a CDS encoding xylose isomerase — translated: MANAINPPQIRHMATLWTLTDYGDADEEWSMDRKLQEIKNAGFDGFLGRVPVVTAEHVQGYGLLFAATVDIGQAAEVEPKLREIKEVGAVCVNVQMLDHDTSTEEALTRARQVMETAGRLEMDVAIEVHRDTCTETPEKAYALAEGFEQAEGRPLKMTWDFSHPAIIKHLSPPYWDRLAERVDLIQLAQQFHFRPFNGHHCQIPALGHDGEFTPEFLDWLEFADRLIEVWLQAATPGREMFVCPEQGAMGYTLSVFPDRWKDVQAIRGEVERVWQKHIRNWRPPQSNKT